One Vigna unguiculata cultivar IT97K-499-35 chromosome 7, ASM411807v1, whole genome shotgun sequence genomic region harbors:
- the LOC114191133 gene encoding uncharacterized protein LOC114191133: MGMRYVLRVFVSAKHMTAKVVEGNNGREVASASSVEHALRSAFQWGKGCDARSAASVGEVLAMRLKTEAPEVGVGGGVHFNVEKEIDKKSVDNGDKVWTVVNALRNRGVKVFVTDDRS; encoded by the coding sequence ATGGGAATGAGGTATGTGTTAAGGGTTTTTGTGTCGGCGAAGCACATGACGGCGAAAGTGGTGGAAGGGAACAACGGGAGGGAGGTGGCGAGTGCGTCGAGCGTGGAGCACGCACTGAGAAGCGCGTTCCAATGGGGGAAGGGCTGTGACGCGAGGTCGGCGGCGTCCGTCGGGGAGGTGTTGGCGATGCGGCTGAAAACGGAGGCTCCGGAGGTAGGAGTGGGAGGTGGGGTCCACTTTAACGTTGAGAAGGAGATTGATAAGAAGAGTGTGGACAACGGAGATAAGGTGTGGACCGTGGTTAACGCTTTGAGGAACAGAGGCGTCAAGGTTTTCGTCACCGACGATCGCAGTTAA
- the LOC114192108 gene encoding uncharacterized protein LOC114192108: MAPSTVTLIPPRFTLFTYPRNNASRIFHFRSPLRRSISAMTTQQGSSSTKTERVVIKGRVQGVFYRNWTIENATQLGLKGWVRNRKDGSVEALFSGNVDAVQEMEQRCRRGPPDALVTGLQVFPSDDDPGTGFNRKPTL; this comes from the exons ATGGCACCATCTACTGTTACGCTTATTCCGCCACGATTCACACTCTTCACGTATCCTAGAAACAACGCTTCTAGAATCTTCCATTTCCGTTCTCCTCTCAGGCGTTCTATCTCCGCCATGACAACGCAGCAAGGATCCTCTTCTACCAAAACG GAGAGAGTGGTGATAAAGGGAAGGGTGCAGGGAGTGTTTTACCGGAACTGGACGATTGAAAATGCGACGCAGTTAGGGTTGAAGGGGTGGGTGCGCAACCGGAAGGACGGTTCCGTGGAGGCTCTGTTCTCTGGGAATGTTGATGCGGTGCAGGAGATGGAGCAGCGGTGTCGACGTGGCCCTCCCGATGCGCTTGTCACGGGGCTTCAGGTTTTTCCCTCCGATGATGATCCTGGTACTGGATTTAACCGCAAACCAACGCTTTGA
- the LOC114192726 gene encoding auxin-induced protein X15-like, whose translation MLRYFVGRIQKGLSVFVGRRPAFSYFSEDGDPNEAPGGDVMEGYFAVLAMKGKERKRFIVGLDYLSDPAFLGLLDRAQEEYGFRHQGALALPCRPQELQKILDAPKP comes from the coding sequence ATGCTAAGGTATTTTGTTGGGAGGATTCAAAAGGGTCTTTCAGTGTTTGTGGGTAGAAGGCCTGCATTTAGCTATTTCAGTGAAGATGGTGACCCAAATGAGGCACCAGGTGGTGATGTTATGGAAGGTTATTTTGCTGTTCTTGCAATGAAGggtaaggaaagaaaaaggtTCATTGTTGGGTTAGATTATTTGTCTGATCCTGCGTTCTTGGGACTGTTGGATAGAGCTCAAGAAGAGTATGGTTTCCGACACCAGGGAGCTCTTGCACTCCCTTGTCGGCCTCAGGAGTTGCAGAAGATTCTAGATGCTCCAAAACCATAG
- the LOC114191134 gene encoding auxin-responsive protein SAUR72-like: MFLSFFGKIHDGLSEVLAPIRRSLTQMIKEDPLNNASAQVPEDVLEGHFVVVANKGEETKRFVVELHYLSNPSFLGLLERAREEYGFRQKGVLEIPCHPQELEEILEERRDESVGDGSKLTDSIQMS, from the coding sequence ATGTTTTTGTCTTTCTTTGGGAAGATTCACGATGGTCTCTCAGAAGTGTTAGCACCAATAAGAAGATCACTAACACAGATGATCAAGGAAGATCCACTGAATAATGCATCAGCACAAGTGCCAGAAGACGTTTTGGAAGGACACTTTGTGGTTGTTGCTAACAAGGGTGAAGAAACCAAACGGTTTGTTGTGGAGTTGCACTATTTGAGTAACCCTTCATTTTTGGGACTGCTGGAGAGAGCAAGAGAAGAGTATGGTTTCAGGCAAAAGGGGGTTTTGGAAATTCCCTGCCACCctcaagaactagaggagattctAGAAGAAAGAAGAGATGAAAGTGTGGGAGATGGAAGCAAATTAACAGATTCAATTCAAATGAGTTGA